A region of Malaciobacter marinus DNA encodes the following proteins:
- a CDS encoding NifB/NifX family molybdenum-iron cluster-binding protein produces the protein MYAFPLKTAKENSAVAPSFCKAKYFAFYDGENLNIKRNENTCGRSVMQWLLENNVKKLIIKDIGRNPYKLAQKNNFEFYYAGDNRVETIEILNKIKTSTLEKLSEQKLQEIIENHNGTHHSHEHKHLHNHNNSNKNKNSFVFV, from the coding sequence ATGTATGCATTCCCCTTAAAAACAGCAAAAGAGAACAGCGCAGTTGCTCCATCATTTTGTAAAGCAAAATATTTTGCTTTTTATGATGGAGAAAATTTAAATATCAAAAGAAACGAAAATACTTGTGGTAGAAGTGTAATGCAGTGGCTTTTAGAAAATAATGTAAAAAAATTAATTATAAAAGATATTGGAAGAAATCCATATAAACTTGCACAAAAAAACAATTTTGAGTTTTATTATGCAGGTGATAATAGAGTTGAAACTATTGAGATTTTAAATAAAATTAAAACTTCAACACTTGAAAAGTTAAGTGAACAGAAACTTCAAGAGATTATAGAAAATCACAATGGAACTCATCATTCACATGAGCATAAACACTTACATAATCATAATAATTCAAATAAAAACAAAAACTCTTTTGTTTTTGTGTAG
- the cydB gene encoding cytochrome d ubiquinol oxidase subunit II, giving the protein MFESLTYLQLQQYWWIIISLLGGLFAFMMFIQGGQTLLGKISKDDEILKTMLVNSLGRKWELGFTTLVLFGGALFAAFPLFYSTSFGGAYWVWMGILFCFIIQAVSYEFRTKPNNFFGQKTYETFLYINGSLGVFLLGVAIATFFSGSEFFIDERNFSFWQNSLRGLEALGNPFNILLGISLLFLVRISGAMYFINNIDNNLIRKRSVNSIKIDMIIFLVFFLNFLYMLFTRSGFAYDENGHVFIEKYKYLNNFLDMPFVGIIFTLGIILVIISVFNTVEKQKSCCIKTGGVGIVLTVMALFLNVGFNGTSYYPSVYNLQSSLTIENSSGSEYTLLVMSYVSLMVPFVLAYITYAWYQMDKVKITKKEITSKDAHNY; this is encoded by the coding sequence ATGTTTGAAAGCTTAACATATTTACAACTTCAACAGTATTGGTGGATAATAATTTCACTACTTGGTGGACTTTTTGCTTTTATGATGTTTATTCAAGGAGGACAAACTCTACTTGGAAAAATATCAAAAGATGATGAGATTTTAAAAACAATGTTAGTTAATTCACTAGGTAGAAAATGGGAATTAGGGTTTACTACTTTAGTCTTATTTGGTGGAGCTTTATTTGCTGCTTTTCCTTTATTTTATTCTACTAGTTTTGGTGGAGCATACTGGGTTTGGATGGGAATACTTTTTTGTTTTATTATTCAAGCTGTTAGTTATGAGTTTAGAACAAAACCAAATAACTTTTTTGGGCAAAAAACATATGAAACATTTTTATATATAAATGGAAGTTTAGGAGTATTTTTATTAGGCGTTGCTATTGCTACATTTTTTAGCGGTTCAGAGTTTTTTATTGATGAAAGAAACTTCTCATTTTGGCAAAACAGTTTAAGAGGTCTGGAAGCTTTAGGCAATCCTTTTAATATACTTTTAGGAATCTCACTTTTATTTTTAGTACGAATTAGTGGTGCTATGTATTTTATTAATAATATTGATAATAATTTGATTAGAAAAAGAAGTGTTAATTCTATAAAAATTGACATGATAATATTTTTAGTATTTTTCTTAAATTTTTTATATATGCTTTTTACAAGAAGTGGGTTTGCTTATGATGAAAATGGGCATGTTTTTATAGAAAAATATAAATATTTGAATAATTTTTTAGATATGCCTTTTGTAGGAATTATTTTTACATTGGGAATTATACTTGTAATTATTTCTGTTTTTAATACTGTTGAAAAGCAAAAAAGTTGTTGTATAAAAACAGGAGGAGTTGGAATAGTTTTAACAGTAATGGCACTGTTTTTAAATGTAGGTTTTAATGGAACTTCTTATTATCCATCAGTTTATAATTTACAAAGTTCATTGACTATTGAGAATAGTTCAGGAAGTGAATATACCTTACTTGTGATGAGTTATGTTTCACTTATGGTACCTTTTGTACTTGCTTATATTACATATGCATGGTATCAAATGGATAAAGTAAAAATAACAAAAAAAGAAATAACATCAAAAGATGCACACAATTACTAG
- a CDS encoding cytochrome ubiquinol oxidase subunit I, producing the protein MEDSLVDWSRAQFALTAIYHFLFVPLTLGLSFIIAIMETIYVKTKQEKYKKMTKFWMTLFAINFAIGVATGIIMEFEFGTNWANYSWFVGDIFGAPLAIEGILAFFMESTFFAVMFFGWNKVSKGFHLLSTWLVAIGSNLSAFWILVANGWMQYPVGMKFNIDTVRNEMANFWDVALSPVAVSKFLHTVGSGYVIGALFVVGISAWFLLKKREIAFAKSSMLIAATFGLIVSLFLALSGDESAHQVALKQPVKLAAMEGLYEGKEDAGIVAIGILNSKKSVDNNEDTFHFEMEIPYALSLLGYHNPNAFVPGLKDLVYGNEKYNIESAKEKIAKGKIALEAFKQYKKYEKEGNTKKANDAKLVLESYVNYFGYGYLDKPTDIIPPIALTFYSFHIMVALGGWFILLFAVILFLLLKKDITKQKFWLYASVFSIPLGYIAAEAGWIVAEVGRQPWAIQDLMPVGIAATNIATTNVQITFFLFAFLFTALLIAELKIMAKQIKIGPNGGH; encoded by the coding sequence ATGGAAGATAGTTTAGTAGATTGGTCCAGAGCCCAGTTTGCACTAACTGCAATTTATCACTTCTTGTTTGTTCCTTTAACTTTAGGTTTGTCTTTTATTATTGCAATAATGGAGACTATTTATGTTAAAACTAAACAAGAAAAGTATAAAAAAATGACTAAGTTTTGGATGACTTTATTTGCTATAAATTTTGCAATTGGAGTTGCCACTGGTATCATTATGGAGTTTGAATTTGGTACAAACTGGGCAAATTATAGTTGGTTTGTTGGAGATATTTTTGGTGCACCTTTAGCTATTGAGGGAATTTTAGCATTTTTTATGGAATCAACATTTTTTGCAGTTATGTTTTTTGGATGGAATAAAGTATCAAAAGGTTTTCATCTATTATCAACTTGGTTAGTTGCTATTGGTTCAAATTTAAGTGCTTTTTGGATTTTGGTTGCAAATGGATGGATGCAATATCCAGTTGGAATGAAATTTAACATAGATACAGTTAGAAACGAAATGGCAAATTTTTGGGATGTTGCTTTATCTCCTGTTGCAGTTAGCAAATTTTTGCATACTGTTGGAAGTGGATATGTAATTGGAGCCCTTTTTGTAGTAGGTATTAGTGCTTGGTTTTTACTTAAAAAAAGAGAAATTGCATTTGCTAAAAGTTCTATGCTAATAGCAGCTACTTTTGGACTTATAGTATCTCTTTTTTTAGCTTTAAGTGGAGATGAATCAGCACATCAAGTTGCTTTGAAACAGCCTGTAAAACTTGCAGCAATGGAAGGACTTTATGAGGGAAAAGAGGACGCTGGAATTGTTGCAATTGGTATTTTAAATAGTAAAAAAAGTGTTGATAATAATGAAGATACTTTTCATTTTGAGATGGAGATACCTTATGCACTTTCACTTTTAGGTTACCATAATCCAAATGCATTTGTTCCTGGATTAAAAGATTTGGTTTATGGAAATGAAAAATATAATATTGAAAGTGCTAAAGAGAAAATAGCAAAAGGTAAAATAGCCCTTGAAGCTTTTAAACAGTATAAAAAGTATGAAAAAGAGGGTAACACTAAAAAAGCAAATGATGCAAAACTTGTTTTAGAAAGTTATGTGAACTATTTTGGTTATGGTTACTTAGATAAACCAACTGATATTATTCCTCCTATTGCACTTACCTTTTATTCATTTCATATAATGGTAGCACTTGGTGGATGGTTTATATTACTTTTTGCAGTAATTTTATTTTTACTTTTAAAAAAAGATATTACAAAACAAAAATTTTGGTTATATGCAAGTGTTTTTTCTATTCCTTTAGGATACATAGCAGCAGAAGCTGGATGGATTGTAGCAGAAGTTGGAAGACAACCTTGGGCGATTCAAGATTTGATGCCTGTAGGAATTGCGGCAACTAATATTGCAACAACAAATGTACAGATTACTTTTTTCTTGTTTGCTTTTTTATTTACAGCTTTATTAATTGCTGAATTAAAAATTATGGCAAAACAGATAAAAATTGGTCCAAATGGAGGTCACTAA
- a CDS encoding DUF4492 domain-containing protein: MNYLKSIYNLYYDGFRNLTVGKSLWKIVIIKLITILVILNIFVYDKSFKSEYKTEKQKQNFVFKNMTKGD, translated from the coding sequence ATGAACTATTTAAAATCGATTTACAACTTATATTATGATGGCTTTAGAAACTTAACTGTAGGAAAGAGTTTATGGAAAATAGTAATTATAAAATTGATTACTATTTTAGTTATATTAAATATCTTTGTTTATGACAAAAGTTTTAAAAGTGAATATAAAACAGAAAAACAAAAACAAAATTTTGTTTTTAAAAACATGACAAAAGGAGATTAA
- a CDS encoding DUF134 domain-containing protein, producing MARDKNQRELNFKPLFKNFGQNEIENNNEIALLHEEIEAIYLIDLLGLYQEEAAQKMNVSRPTLSRIIRNARHKVANSLIGGAKLHIHDQKDNYTVAICSDVEEKLINNTSQGKYILIFEIKEKSYKLLKSLENPVFFQKQKPGMALPKLFVENNVNFFLANEIGAGLKNSLLSKGIYTILKKKIKFDDLSNIPI from the coding sequence ATGGCTAGAGACAAAAATCAAAGAGAGTTAAACTTCAAACCACTTTTTAAAAATTTTGGGCAAAATGAAATTGAAAACAACAATGAAATAGCCTTGCTTCACGAGGAGATTGAGGCAATTTATCTTATAGATTTACTTGGACTTTATCAAGAAGAAGCAGCACAAAAAATGAATGTATCAAGACCTACTTTATCAAGAATCATAAGAAATGCTAGACATAAAGTTGCAAATAGTCTAATTGGTGGTGCAAAACTACATATTCATGATCAAAAAGATAACTATACAGTTGCAATTTGTAGTGATGTTGAAGAGAAACTAATCAACAACACATCACAAGGAAAATATATTTTAATTTTTGAAATAAAAGAAAAAAGTTATAAATTATTAAAAAGTTTAGAAAATCCTGTTTTTTTTCAAAAACAAAAACCAGGTATGGCCTTACCAAAACTTTTTGTTGAAAATAATGTAAACTTCTTTTTAGCAAATGAAATTGGTGCTGGATTAAAAAACTCTTTACTATCAAAAGGTATTTATACTATTTTAAAAAAGAAAATAAAATTTGATGATTTATCAAATATTCCAATCTAA
- a CDS encoding NUDIX domain-containing protein → MNNFENKIKTPHIATDGIIKIFDDKENFKGIVLITRKNPPLGLALPGGFVDIGEKVEDALKREMKEEVNLDVSILKLLGIYSDPKRDERFHCVSCSYICKAYGKPIAADDAKSAKIYSLNEIPFDKLVFDHKQIVKDFIKYEEI, encoded by the coding sequence ATGAATAATTTTGAAAATAAAATAAAAACACCACATATTGCTACTGATGGAATTATTAAAATTTTCGATGATAAAGAGAATTTTAAAGGTATTGTTTTAATAACAAGAAAAAATCCTCCTTTAGGACTTGCATTACCAGGAGGTTTTGTTGACATTGGTGAAAAAGTCGAAGATGCTTTAAAAAGAGAGATGAAAGAAGAAGTAAACTTAGATGTAAGTATTTTAAAACTTTTAGGAATATATTCAGATCCAAAAAGAGATGAAAGATTCCATTGTGTTTCATGCAGTTACATTTGTAAAGCATATGGTAAGCCAATTGCAGCAGATGATGCAAAAAGTGCAAAGATTTATAGCTTAAATGAAATTCCTTTTGATAAACTAGTGTTTGACCATAAACAAATAGTAAAAGATTTTATAAAATATGAGGAAATTTAA